Part of the Falco biarmicus isolate bFalBia1 chromosome 4, bFalBia1.pri, whole genome shotgun sequence genome, ACACCATGGTCCGGGAGAAACGGGTTAAACCAGCACAGAGCCTTGGAACCCGGGAAAACACCGATTACAAGGAGGTGTCTgcgtggggaggggggcgtGGGGAGAAGCACCCACCCCCCCGGTGCCACGAAGCTTCGCGCTAGCGGGGACCGCACCGTGGGGTGGGGTTGAGGAcgaagaggaagaggaaactaaaaatgttactttagttttgggaaaggggaggggggggtgttTAAAACGCTTCTAAATGCTTCGGGGAGGTGATGCCTGCCGTTGGGGAGCCGGGTCCCATCCGGCGGCCACCCCCCGTgaagggggagcggggccggtaGGGATGCagtgggcgggggggggggggggggggcgcaggaTGGAGCCGCATCCCGCAACGGCTACCGCTTTTCCGAGATGGGGATCCCAAAGTTTTCCTAACAAgttggaggaggagggggagaaggacGGTAaccccatccctgcatcccGCATCCACGCCTGCATCCCGCATCCAGGCCCGCCCGTGGGTCTCGCTGGGGGTGATGAGGGGGTAGGGGCGCAGGAAGCGACCCCGGGCATCTTTCAGGACGGTGCTTGGAGATTTCCTTCTGTATCGTTTACTtacgtttttttttttcctgttcaaatTAAATTCTCAACGTATATCCCCAAAgccagccacacacacacatcccccaaaaaacaaggagagaaaaaaaaaaaagaaagaaagaaaaaaaaaaagaaaaggaaaaggggaggggtgggggaaaaaaaggtaaaactcataGAACAAATAGGAGAACTATTTATTCGGTTCACAGTTGTGTGAAATGCAGCAATAAAAATCTTTGGACTTCAGCAAaagttgtttttaatattttttttttgaatttcAAAAAACAGCGTCCAATGTCCATTAAAACAGCGCTTAAGTCTATAAAAATGTAacttaagcattaaaaaaaatcataaagatAGCGTCTAAAATCTCCATACAAccgaaaaaaaaacccaaccaaccaaccagccCAAATCCCcgaaaccaaaaccaaacaaaaaaaaatcaaaaaaatattttataatcaGATATCTTGGATTTTTACACCACCTTACCTGTaaattatatatacatagaATATTGCAGAATTATATCTAATACACAATATTTTCACTATTAATGCTGGTATAATCTTTATACACTGGCCCTTGcgtttctttttattttttttaattaaattattgcATTGTATAAACTTTGACTGCAAACggccccccccctcccctgcctcccccctccctccctcgcccccccccccctccccccttggCTATTCACTGTCCGACTTGCCGTCTTTCGCCGTGGTGGAGTGGTTGTAGAGCCCCTGGGCCATGAGGTGCACTGCCAGGGAGTTCTTGCTGCCCGTCGCCTTCTTGATCTTGGCTCGTTTATTCTGGAACCAAATTTTAATCTGGGACTCGTTAAGCCCGAGCTCTTGGGCCAGGCTCTGCCGCCGCTGCTCCGTCAGGTACCGGTTCGTCTGGAACTCGGCCTTGAGTCTCTGCAGCTGCTCGGCGGTGAAGGCGGTGCGCGGCCGCTTGTCCTCCTTGTTGGGGTTCTTCTTCTTTGGTTTGCGGGAGCGGGGACCTACGGCCGGGAGAGAGGAGAAGCACCGACACCGCCACGCTCCGCtgcgggcggccccgcgccAGGCGCGGTCCCGCGGAGGGAGGGTGGTCCTGCGTTccgagcccccccccccccacaacCGCCCCAAGGAAAACCAGCCCCGCTTTgtgccgggcgggcggcggagcgAGAGCCGCAGCCCCCGCGGCCGCTCCGCGCTGCCTCCGCACCCCTCGCACCCCCGCCACCAGCGCCTGCACCGCCCTTGGCATCCCGGGGATGCCCGGCCAGCAAAGCCTGAGCCGCAGGCAGCGGCTCGGAGCTACGTTGCATTCCCTGagcggtttttttttttcaaggaaacctctttttttttttttttttttttttttttaagaaacctctctacttttcttcttcttcatttctttctttttttttttttttggtgggtcgcgataaagaaaaaaaaaaaaaaaaaaaaaggaaatcagcCGCCTGTTTACATTGCGAGGAGAAATCCGCCGCTTTGCTGCAGTGCCCATATGGCGCTGCACGGCCCGATCCGAATCGCCGGGATTATTCTCGGGAATATTATTCTCGGCAGCACAAGGAGCCTTTTCTGCCCGGGCCGAGCCATTGTGAGGATGTatgttaattaaatattaacaaagGAGAGCACTGGAGAACAATGGAGTAAATTCCAATTCAACCCTGAATATTACCTCTGAGTAAGAGTTTGTTTTCAGACATTACGAACTAATTTTCAACTCCTTTTACAATCCCTCCTTCAGCTGGCCGGCTCTCCGGGTGAAAATCCTAGCTCGCTGCTTTTGTAAGAGAAAAAcccatatttatttatttatttttttccctgggagCAGATCTCCTGCGTGGTGCTTTCCATGTCTTCCCCCCAATGGTTTCTACTTCTTTTTAACAAGGGTTTTACCAATCTACCCTGCTCTCCCCGCGGTAGCAGAAGGACATTTTACCCCTCcggcttttctttttttattttttttgtcagtgtttttATGGGTAATTTCAGGAGGTTCTGCCCAAGCCCTTGCCAAGAGACGGACCCTGCCAAAGAAGTTCCCCGGCCCCTGGAAATGTCCCCCGGCCCCTACAGAGCTGACCCGCAgcacatggggggggggggaattaaaagaaagaaacgAAACGGTGGCCGCTCCGAGGCCTCTTTTAGGGAAATAAACGATCGCGGATTGTTTTTGGCTGAAAGAAAAcccaaggcaaggcaaggcgAGGCCTGTGGAAACCCACCCTCCCGTCCCCAAAACACAGCGCGGGGCTGTTTTCCCGGCggggaggaagaagggcagcTCGCCGGGAGGCTGAGCGGGGAGCCCGGAGCCGGATTTCCCCCCTCTCTCTTTGATAAAACCTGGCAGTTGGTGGGAAATGCCCCGAGCCGGGCCGGCCCCAGCTcctcggcggcggcggggagggagagaccccccgctccccccctcGTCCCTCCGGCTCCGCGCATCCCCGGCCACCCCTTCATCTCCCCGCATTTTCGGGCGATTttaaccaccaccaccacacatacacacccatcccgaaaaaaaaaaaaaaaaaaaaaaaaagagaaagaaagaaagaaaaccagaagaagGAGCGGGAAAGGAGGAGCAGGGTGTTTCCCCTGCCGCCCTgccagccccgcggcgggcggagGCGAGCCGGGgagcccggggagggggcgcggcggcggggagcggggcggcccggcAGGGCAGCTCTTACCTGAGGAGGGCCGGTCCGAGTACCGGGTGCAGTAAACCCAGGCGGGCCAGAGCATGGGCTGGTTCCCGGCGTTGGAGCTGGCCTGGGAGCTATCCGAGTCCGAGCTCACCGACAGGTCGCCGCCGCTCAGCCCCCGCGCTTTCAGGGCCGCCTCCAGCGCCGCGGGGTCCCCCCCCTTCTTGGCGGCGCCGTGCAGGGCcagcccggcggggccgccctccccccggcccggcgagcccgccccgccgccgggtAGCGGAGCCCCGGGGGTCGGCGCCGCGGCTGGGCTGCGGCGGCTCTCTGCTCCGGGCCGCCGGGGCtcgccgccggggccgcccgcctCCTTCCTCCGCCCGAACTCGGGCCGCAGGATGTTGTCGATGAAGAAGTTGGTGATGCGGTGCGGGTGCGGGTGGGGGTGCGGCGGGTCACCgggaggaagcagcagcccccgccgcccgccgccgccgccgggctcTGCGTCGCCGCCGGACTCCTGCGGCTCGGCCGCCTCCTCCCGGGGGCTCCGGCCGCCCTCCTCCATGCTgcgcggccggccccgccgaCGGCtccgctgcccgccccgctgccGGTCGGGCGGCTGCCTagctctttttgttgttgctgttgcagTCGCTTgtcctttattttaatttttttaatatatatattttttatatatatatatatttatatacacgCACGTACAGGTGTCTATTTGCTTTCGTTTCTCCTGGCCGCGCCCGGCGTTCAAAATCcagagtttgaaaaaaaaaataaaattaatagcaattaaaaaaaaataaagaaagaaaaccagggaGACCCCAAAGCCAGCAGCCGAGCCTCCACGAGTTCCAACtttgccaaaaataaaaatacacgGGCTCCGGTcctcccgccgccgctcgccgcctCCTGCCGCCGCTCAGCCGCTCGGTTCCCGCGGCGCGCTGCCGCCTTCttccccggccgccgccgccgccgcgcctcATCCGCAGCCCCCGCGGAGAAAAAAATcggtaataataataataataacgcTAAAAATAGGGGTGGACGGGGGgaggttaagaaaaaaaaaagcccggCAGCCGTGGCCGGGGCGGGGGTGGAGGCGGGCTTTCAGAAGCCGGTGTCCCGCGGAGGGCAGGGCGGTGAGGGGCTCCCCGCGGGGCTCCGGCCGGCAGCGCctcgccccgcgccgccccgcgccgccccgcgcccgcacATGCGGGGGCCGCTGCGGGTGGGGGGCGTCCCGCCCTGCCGCCCGCCctgcgccgcgccgcgccgcgctgcGCTGCGCTAcgccccggcggccgccgccaccgccgcgcCCGGACACTTCCACTCCGGATTGTTGTCCTTTAGGTTTTAACGGGGCCCCCGCCGGTGACGTCGCCGGCCCGGGCACTTCGACACGTGCCTCGGGCCAATGATAAAGCGGGCATGCGCACACGTGGTGCGGGGAGCTCCGGTAAGTGACAGCACCCacgcccctcccccccagccgGGCCCGGCCGCAGCGGGGGTACGCGTGGGGGGAAGCGGAGGGGGGGGtgccccgccgcggggcgcgcaccgccccccccccccccggtcctgtgtgtgtccccccccgaGCTGCAttcttggggtttttaattGCCCCGCTGTTTGccgcggggggtgggggggcggcaTCCCACAATTCCTTGCAGAAATGCATAAATAATATTAAGCGAGCGGCGGTGATACAAAGGGGGTGCGGGGGGAGGTGTGCGGAACGGGACCCGGCCcggtgcctggggctgcccgggggggcGCGGCGCGTCCCCTCCCCGCGGCGCCGCTCGGCCTCCGCGGCGGCGGTAATTGACTCGTCCTTCCCGCAACCGGACAGCAGGCTTTGatctcccctgcctgctcccgAAACGGCCGCGCGgcgccctgctgcccccccaaCCGCCTGCCCACCACCCCCGCACCCCCAGAGCATGCCCGCTTCTCGGGGACGGGGCACCCGCCGCCGCTGCTTTGCCTTTTGTCTTTAGGGAGAAATCCCTCGGAACAAAACTAGGGAGGGAAGTGCGGCCGGATGGCCGAGGAGGTGCGGGGCTGAGCCGTTTGGGGGCTGCGGATCCTCCGCGGGGCGCGCAGGAGCGGGGCGAAGAGGCGGGCGCGGggcccttccccagcagccgAGCCGTTATCCCTGTCCCGGGCCCGCCGGGTGTCGCCGCCCCGACGGGGCGCACGGCGAGGGGCTgggcggccccgcggggggccGAGCAGGGCCGGGCGGGGGAGGCTCGGCTCCAGTGGCCGTCGCACCCCGACCCCCGGCTTTCCCTGCTAAGTGACAGTTTTATTTGGAGGAAGTTTCCCTGCGGGTGACACGGACCACTCCCCGCCTTGAagggagagggacagagagcccttcctcttcttctttttctttccctttaatctttattttttatcctgttttaAACCtatttccccctttcccttgCAATTCGCAGCGGGTCGGGTCCACCAACGAAGACCAGCACTAGCTGATCCACAGTTGTTTTGCTGAAACAAGCACCTAGAGGTTAATTTCTTCAAGCGCCCCATGAAAAGCGATTAGCCTGTCTCCCAAGAAGTATTTTCTAATTACTTGGAAGCTCTCGCTTTGCTACTACCCCATAATTAAACGTGTTCAAGGTGCTGCACTTCAAATATTTCGCTCCCGGGCGGACCCAAGTTACCGATAAAAACTTCAAACCTCCTTGAACCCCGCGTTACCTGCCCGTTCCGCCGGGCAGGAGCCGGCTGCCGGTACCCCCGGTAACCTTCCCATTCGTTATCCCTCTCCTTCGCGGGAATATTTATATCCTGCATAAGACAGGGAGGAGAATTCCTGAAATAAACTCCAAAGTAGGAGATAAGGCTATACAAAACAATTACTGCATCTGCCTGTCCTCTGACAATAATCCAGCACCTCAGGTATGCAgaggcagcggggggggggtgggcggggggtGAAGGGGTGATCTGATACCTAACCGAGGAAATCTGaatgatctattttttttttctcccaaggtTATTTTTATCTGGGAGCTCAATCTCTGTAGAAACATTCCCCAGCAGCACGTTTTTTCGCCCGTCCGCGGACGCCTCGCCAGCGGCATTGCGGCGTGCGG contains:
- the EN2 gene encoding homeobox protein engrailed-2 translates to MEEGGRSPREEAAEPQESGGDAEPGGGGGRRGLLLPPGDPPHPHPHPHRITNFFIDNILRPEFGRRKEAGGPGGEPRRPGAESRRSPAAAPTPGAPLPGGGAGSPGRGEGGPAGLALHGAAKKGGDPAALEAALKARGLSGGDLSVSSDSDSSQASSNAGNQPMLWPAWVYCTRYSDRPSSGPRSRKPKKKNPNKEDKRPRTAFTAEQLQRLKAEFQTNRYLTEQRRQSLAQELGLNESQIKIWFQNKRAKIKKATGSKNSLAVHLMAQGLYNHSTTAKDGKSDSE